agggcTGTATCCCACTTGGGACCTCAACAGAGTTGGGATCCTTAGGGGGCCAGCGGAGTTCCCCACTCTCCACATTGCCCCCAACAGAGGGCTCCACCACAATAGAGGGAAGTCTCTTGGACAGCTTGGGATTCCTCTCATGGGTATCAGGGAAGATCTGGACACAAGAAGTATTCcaatttagtaatttagcagacactcttattcagagcgacttacagttagtgcattaatcttaagatagctaggtgagacgaccacatcaaatccaattttatttgccacatgcgccgattacaacaggtagaccttaccgtgaaatccttacttacaagcccttaaccaacaatgcagttaagaaaatagagttaagaaaatacttactaaataaacttaagtaataaataaaaagtaacacaataaaataacaataagtGGGGGTCCATGTTAGTCAAGGAATTTGTAAatttaggtaggggtaaagtggctacgcatagataataaacagtgagtagcagcagtgtaataaCAAGAGGGGGgtggggtcaatgcaaatagtccgggtggccaatTGATTAAtggttcagtagtcttatggcttgggggtagaagctgtatcTCAGTATGGTGTATTTACTCTTTATTAGAGTGTTTTACTCTTTTTAATAGGGATTTGAGATCCTTGCAATGAGAGCTCATACAACATTTTACAAGACAGatctgatagaggaattctaaattcctttaaTGTTTTAATTGCCAATACCAATtagcactcatttctaattcatttaatgagttgtaagttcattaattatgcatgaagtagatcgagaccagtcttaaaagccaggttaaagagcgtttaattccagagagtactaacccatacacagatttccacaggttataaactcaaaatgacatcatcagtttcccacgaTAGCCCCGTTGTTTTTTGTTTAGGTCCGGAGATGCTTTCTACTCCCTCATAAACCAGACATTACAACCTGTCTAAAAGATACAGATTTCTCTCAACAATGgaacaaaacccaaacattcttaTCTTGTCTGAAAAGCTTTTTCTCCCCCTTGACCTTcccaagaggcacagacaatcaaattagttctgcttacattttcagtaacagcttaaccaataaCCTTTACTtttcatatcataacataatagtattagaataaatggtttcTAATCATTAACGAATACATAATTGATCATCTAAACTATATTTTCCTCTATCAATCCTCCCTTTGATCAAATATTATACATTCAATTCTACATCTAGTTTTATTTAATCATAAAAAATGAAAGTATAAACGAACTTAACTAACCTTTTTATAGAGGTTCATCAGATTATCATATGAATAGACACATAATCAACAAATCAATTATAAATGTTCATCCAACTTTCCAAATATCATTAATCAAAtctaaccttaactccaactgtttttaaacctacatcagaatcataactctTCCTTCTGGATTTTCGTCACGACCTTCATTAAAAAACAGTTTAATCATGGAAACAAATTACAATCTAATTCCCCTTCATCTCAACACTAGCCTCATCAAACATAAATTCCCCACAAATGACAGATCCAGATTCGTCCACTTCCTCTGTAGATATGCCTTCAGTCCTCCACGGGTCGGAACCTGGAATTGGCCCATAACGGCCCCATCTGTAGTGTCATTGATCTCTCTATAGTCCTGGAAACAATAACTTTCATACATACACGCAATCAACCACGTACGTACAAGactaacacagtcacacaggtTAAGGTGGCCCATAACACCACATTTTTCCATAAATACTGTCAACCCAATTTAATTCAGAGAAATATCCACCCCAGAGTTTCTGCCAACCCGTGAGCCAGGGTGGTCAAACCAGCTGAGGCTTCGGGCACTGATTCGTCCGGAGCTATGCCATTCGGGATGAAAGTACAACACATGTTCCCGAAGATCACACATACCCCTCCCTTTTCAGCCAATAACATATCCAATGCAATTCTATTCTGCCAAGCCATCAGGCTGGTTGCTTCAGTCTGTTCTGCCAAACCTTTAATAACCCTTCTGGTAACTATAATTCTAAATTTGGTTGAGTGACtggtggattgatggatggatggattgaggcAATAGTAGACTCACCTGAAAGGGTATGCCCTGATCCCCTGACACAGCTGCAGCTACACTGAAGTCCTCCATCACAGGTTCCTGTGTGTTAATCACCTTAGTCATCCTATGAACAACAAGGCAATACCATTGTTGTACACACTTTCATGTAAATAAACGGATGTGGTTTATGTCTACCTATAATACATTCACATAGTGCTACTCACTGACACTCAAGAAATCCAATGTAATACTTTTATAATCTCCCCTCTTGgttgctctctcctccctccctccctcgctcagCTCGTGCTTATTTTTTGACAACATTGATCAGAGAGACACGAGAAGTGCAAAGCAAGCCTGTGGTCCAACGAGACAACCAATCATTGCCCTTGAAGTTGAAACTAAGTACAGGGTACTGTACTTAGTATCATATGCAAATAGGCATAAAGCAATGTGGCACTTCAAAAACAACAAATTCACAAAATATTAAGACTGTGTAGAATAAATTTATCTGAACCAGGATTTTTTTTACAGAGTTTTCATGAGAATGTAAGCAGCATACTAAATGGGTATCATGATGTCTAAATGCTGCTTTTTAAAATTCCTCGTACTGTGGTACATTTTTAAGACAATTGCTCATTTATTCCTACTCAAAAGCATGTCTTGTCCCTGGACGGTATTCCAGTGGTCACTTTGTGTCTTGACCTCTTGGCCATCCTAGGTCCAAGGGAAAGGCTTTTCTCTTACTCATTACCAGTAAGTGAAGACATATTTACCATGGTTCAATGTGATTGTGAAAGCTTGGGTAAGGCCAACACATTGCTGAGGGTTAAGATATGGTATGTAGTGTTACTCCATACAAACACACCCACCTAATTATGGCATGAGTGTGAAACTGTGAATCACATCCTGTGAAAATAAAATACCACAGCATGATGTAACAAGGGTGTTTGTGCAGGATGAATGCAGATGTAAAGAATGTCATCAAGGTGCATCCAACGATTCAAAAGCAAAGTCTGCATACCATTCCAACTCAATAAAGTGTTTATCCTGTCACTCTGACACACAGGCTCCAAAACAGTTGGTGTTagttatatttgtcctatttgaGGCCCAAGCAATATTGTTTAGCTGGAGTGACTGATAAAATGCACTCACCTACATGTATATCCAATAATTTCATAATTTCATATTAGTGAGGCCTAAGAAATAAGACATAGGAAAGGAGGCCAGTCTGGTATTGAGATACACCCACGTCCTTCTATGACACAATATGGTTGCAATAATCCAGCACTCTCCAAAATTAAGACCCATATTGATAACTCGATGAACTATCAGTAGTAAACTGTTGAATACTACATTTGTGAACTCTATTTTCTATTATTATAGGATATTTTAGTTTGTCCTAAACCATTTGTTGTTATACACAAACTTTTTACAGGCTATTATTTAACTGTAACTGTGCGCACCTTAATAATCATGCCTACCTGTTCGCAGCGTTTATAAACGTATTGTGTCCTTTCAAACTGTGTTGAGGTAGGCTAGATGTCCAGTGAAAACACTGCAAACAGTATATTTTCTTCAGAATGTCTTTTTTTTCAGAACAGTGATAGAAATCCGGTAGACAAGTGTCCATATACACCGTAACGTACCCAATGAAGTTTCCCACACACGCGAGTGCTGGAGAATGCGCACTTTCGCACTCGAGTCGACTTCACGCCACAGTTTACTTCaaatccaaataaaataaaattgtattagtCGCATACatacatttagcagatgttattgcgggtgtagcgaaatgtttgtacTGAGACAACGGGTAGGATAGAGAGAACAGAGCAATTGATTATTCTGCCAAATGTATTACCCGAGGACTGTACACTATGACCATATGCAAAATTATGTACTGAGTAGTTAGAgccatgaatgctgattggctggcaaattcatgaaaacacaaatgtgtttttctttgtttttatctAAGGTTagacataaggttagcagtgtggttaaggttagtgttacaGTTAGGTAATACATtacattttaagaagataaattgtagaaatgtGGGATTTAGCCAAAATTATGACTTTGTAGCTGTGATCACTACAAACCAGGTTTCCAACCGTTTTATGTGAGTAAAGTAGCCTATGTTGGATAAAACAGtaatgacaggcctgatggaaactttttggtaaactttccaaatgtcgacaaaactACATttgctagacaaggtgggatcttttagTGTTGGTAAATGGAATTATGCAACAAATGTTGTTGGAAACCcttttatgtgcaaatattgatatgATAACTATCATATCGTAAActtggtgtcacaccctgaccatagtttgctttgtatgtttctatgttttgtttggtcagggtgtgagctgggtgggcattctatgttgtgtgtctagtttgtctgtttctgtgtttggcctgatatggttctcaatcagaggcaggtgttagtcattggctctgattgggaaccatatttaggtagcctgtttggtgttggggtttgtgggtgatttttttttttcccctgtctctgtgtttgcaccagatagggctgttttggtttttcacatttcttgcttttgttagtctattcatgtatagtttctttattaaagaaccatgaataataaccacactgcgttttggtccgcctctccttcgacacaagaaaaccgttacacttgGAGTCATGCAATGACATGTactgtggtcctcccactacaactcCTCCCACTATCCGGAAAGCGTgctgtttattaggctacagatgatatCAATTATATTCATTCACAGGTtagtgaaagtgcaaggtgatgagcttgatgcccCATTCTAATAAATTTTGATGGTCTTATTCTGGTGGCATGATCATCGATGCTTGGCAGTCTTTTATCAAATAAAAATGATGTTGCTCTTCTGTCCATAACAATCTCATAATGTAGGCTATACATGCTCTCTGGCCCAGGAaatcccaaactcggtcctggtcCCCcgggtgcacatttttgtttttttgccccAGCACACCATAGCTGATTCAAATAaatcatcatcaagctttgattatttgaaccagctatgtagtgctagggcaaatacaaaaacgtgcacccagagagggccccaggaccgagtttgggaaaccctgctctaaCCAATAGCGCCAGTATCTGCGggtgttggctagagcgcacatgccaataccagagtgggcacaaaCTGCTGTATATAACGTAACATTTTTTGTGAGAACCATCAGTACAGTTGAAAATTTGATGGAAACCCATTTGACTTGATTTTTTTTGGTACATGCGAATTTAACCGCAAAGGGTATTTTCTTATTTGAAATATGTCATCACGCACAGCATtgtatctgcaacaagtcaatttgacgGAAACACATTTCGGGTGGgaaatgtgcatattgtttttatgtggattttagaatatttgtatgaaaatctgtcgccattTTTATTTAAATCTAGCTAGTGACGACCATAAAACAtgtgtagcctatagcctaaagAATGCGCCATTTCGACCTAGCCTGCTACATGTCGACCATGCCTCCACAACAGAACACCTGCGCCACTAGCTGTTTCCAGTACCCTGTACATTTTTTTGTGGACATTTAGAAAGTCTGCATAGAATATTGATGAGACAATTGCCTGCCATGGTGCGTTTCCATTGAACTGTCTTGTGTTGGGAAAAAAACACTGGATATAATTACATCGCACCTAAaacaatacatatattttttttctcccaaaAACCTAGTGTCGAATAAAAGTTACGTTTTTCCATCATCTATTTGTGAAAAGTGTGCATTAATAAATTGGTGActgcctgtatgccctcccaacTATTATTCTCATGTCTCAGGAAGTCCGCAAAAAAACAGTATGGATAGAATGCAAGAATGGACGAATATATGCCATATTCCAATCATTCTCATGTGCCACAATATCGCCATGGTCCGTGTGAGATTTGCCCTCCTAttaacccttgtgttgtcttaAGAGTCAAAAACGACCCACCACTATGTTTATCAGCAGAGAAAACCCccctaaattatattttttcaacTTGAAATTTGATGACTTTTCCTAGAGTGACCTCATCATTAGCAAAAGTCAAACATtgcctttgttcatatttccatgaaagctgtacactaccagggtacaaagattgtttTAGTGTCATTTTTGACCCGGCAGTTATAAAATCATTTACACACCACAAAcaacacacagatccacacacacacaatgagaaatttagattatgtgtgctactgattgaactcagaCAAAACTAAAACTTTCTTGTGCGTGTGCAGCATCTCCCCTTCACGACCCCACACATGACCCCTCCACAACCCCACACAAGACTCAAGTTCACAGACAAAATAAACAAAATTTCtgacaaaataaacatttttgaaAGCATTGTTTACTAATGGGGAATGCAGTCAGAGGCTATAAAGGTGCTGCAGATGACAGTCCCCCCAGTTCTCTCTTTGCTGAAGCCATGAGTGCATGTTTCAGTGCCCAACAGGTCGCAGATCTGATTTCTTCAGATGTCCAGGAGGAACAAGAGAACAATGACTTAGAAGAGGAGAAGGTATCTGAAGACGAAGATGGGGAAGAATTACAACCCAGAGCACAAGAAATCATCTTCAGATGGAGAAGAAATCCCCCATGCTGAAAGACATTTTTGTCAAAGAACAGCAAAATAATATGGTCCTTGTCACCATATGACAACCAGGGCAGGATGGCAGCACAAAATGTCATAAAGATGACCCCAgtgcccacaagacatgcagttggCCATGCCCAGGACATCgcctcaacattctacatgttcATCACACCAGCCATCTAAAAAATCATCCTGGAGATGACAAATTTGGAGGGTTTCCGTAAATATGGAGACAACTGGAAACGGATGGACGAGATTGAGCTGTATCCCTACATAGGGTTGCTAGTCTTAGCGGGTGTGTATTGGTCCCAAAGCGAGGCTACATGTAGTCTCTGGGATGCAGAGAGTGGAAGTGTGATTTTCAGTGCCACGAAGTCGCTGAAAGTCTTTCACACTTTCTCAAGAATGCTATGATTTGATAACTGTGAGTCAATACCTGCAAGACGTGTGAGAGACAAACTGGcggccataagagaggtctgggagaagtggcTGGAGCGTCTGCCATACCTCTACAACCCTGGGTCTGAAGTAACATTGGATGAGCACCGAGTTCCATTCAGAGGTACCTTTTTATTTTCATATCTGTAATGTATGTGATTTTGACTGTTAATTTTATTATGTATTGCTGTAATATAATTAATTTATGTGATTGCTTTGTATGACACTAACTACTGATAGTAATCTCTTTTGTCAAAAGTTCGCTGTCCTTTCTGGCAGTATATGCCCAGCAAGCCAGCAAAGTATGGCATTAAGATGTGGCTGGCCTGTGACGCATAATCCAGCTATGCTTGGAAGATGCAAGTCTATACAGGGAAGCCGACTGGTGGAGGCCCGGAGCAAAACCAGGGGATGTGAGTTGTGCTTGAtgtgacagatggactgagggggCACAATGTCACGTGACAATTTTTTCACCTGTtatgaactcagccagcagctcgtgaagaggaagatcaccatggttggcacagttagaaagaacaagcctgagctcccccctgcactcctcgcaacaggggggagagaggcctACTCATCAAAGTTTGtcttcacccccaccaccactctagtttcttacctccAAAAAGAGGAACAAGAATTTGGTCCTCCTGAGCACAATGCACAAAACGGTTGAGATCAGTGATCATGAGGACAGGAAaccagccatcatcctggactacaaccacaacaaaggaggcatggacaacctggacaaggtgattggaacttacagctgcaggaggatgatGCCCGCTagcccctggtcatcttccataacatcattgatgtgtcctcatacaatgcctttgtgatatggaacaagatcaaccctacctggatgcctgataagcagaacaagaggagggtgttcctggagcagctgggaaaggcacttgtaacctcacacattcaaagaagggagcgcctcccctgcacagcagcctctgcagcgcttgtgaaaactattcagggggctgaatcttgtcctgatgAACCTGAGGCTGTAactggggcaggcaagaggaggagatgcccATTCTGCCCCCCCaaaggactgtaaaacaaatactatgtgttGCACctgtgagaaatacatctgcaaagtccatgcaAACACACgtgctaattagagttgattgatttatgttcttcatttttgttttgtatctattatcttattttattattttttattgttgttgtttatacaccttgtgggtgggggcaatggttaaaaaaatgggagaagactagtattttgtagttgaattcttcattgtacagtatataagaatatatcactGTTGCCAAAAAAAGTTCAAGACTCTTGTTTCTGTTCAATAAAATGCTTTCcaaactactttctgcacatttctgctatttccttaggctatacaagtgctATCTCTAGCTAAAAAAGGTATGTTTACACCTATGCGgtacctttagcaataataataataataataaacctctactttagtaaagCAAACAATTATGACgtgtgttgtaataaaaacgAGTGGTGTCAACGGATTAAATGCAGTCTGCATGGTGATGAGAgaaaacccagatattcacaaagtttgtgatgaatgacaggttgtttctccatgcaaaatagatttggggttttcaattcaattaagctgctttattttaggggttttagtgaaggcgggtcatttttgacccttaggacaaggggagtatacagaatgttaa
This genomic stretch from Oncorhynchus keta strain PuntledgeMale-10-30-2019 chromosome 29, Oket_V2, whole genome shotgun sequence harbors:
- the LOC118362047 gene encoding uncharacterized protein LOC118362047 isoform X1; the encoded protein is MDTCLPDFYHCSEKKDILKKIYCLQCFHWTSSLPQHSLKGHNTFINAANRMTKVINTQEPVMEDFSVAAAVSGDQGIPFQIFPDTHERNPKLSKRLPSIVVEPSVGGNVESGELRWPPKDPNSVEVPSGIQPYKHTPLQTTQDQTADEDQNLEVQDSSEVVSGAVVEESN
- the LOC118362047 gene encoding protein LBH-like isoform X2, which encodes MTKVINTQEPVMEDFSVAAAVSGDQGIPFQIFPDTHERNPKLSKRLPSIVVEPSVGGNVESGELRWPPKDPNSVEVPSGIQPYKHTPLQTTQDQTADEDQNLEVQDSSEVVSGAVVEESN